CTGACGTAGCAGCTTGTGATTCAAATCGCTCAGCTCCAACCAGGAAATATCCGTCGTGATCGCAAATAAACTCTCAAAAATGGGCAAGAGCCCACTGACGACCATGCCCGTCACAACGCCCCCCAATAAAGCTACCGCAATCTTCCCCCCCTCAACGGGAAGCGTGGAACTGACATACAATGCCTGCAATTGTATTTTGTCGAATGACAAGGCCAAGAGCAAGGTAACTCCGCCCACATAAAGGCCCGCCCGCAACAAGGATCCACGACGACGCACGTTACGCGTCAAGGAGACCGCCATACCTCCGGCTGCCAGACTAATCACCAAAAAGCAAAAGATATCCTCCACAGGCATCAGCAAGGAGCCAAACAGGCTGACGATCATCGTGGAGAACACTCCCGATTGCCGCCCCAGCAAAACAGAGTGCACCATCGGAGCAAAGGCCAAAGGAGCCAACAGGAAACGGTAGTCCAGATCCCAACCGTTGGTATCAATGAAATAGAACGTCGCCCGAACCAAAAGAAGATGAATGAGAATCCCCCCAAAGACCAAGGCCACTTTTCCATTTCGAACCTGAGAGCTGTGACGAATATGGAAAAAAAACACGGCAAGCGCAGCCAACACAAAACAAACCAACCCCCTGCGGATTTCATCATCACAAAAGAGAGTCTGCTCTCCAACGTAAAACCCGACAATCACACAGGAAAAAACGGCAAAAAGAGGGTAAATCAGCAGCTTAATCAGAATGCTTCTCTCCATGGAGTCCACTACCGCACTCTCACTCGCTGCCGTAGTTCGGCGTTTTTTGCCTGATGACATCCCTTTTTCAGCAAGGCGCCATCGTTTAAAAGCATCAATAAATCCCATAAATTGGTTTATTCTAGTAGGGTGAACTTAGCGAAAGCTCCATCCGGTCTAGACGGAGAAAGGACGCTAATGCGTCCCTTTCGTAGGGCGGATTATATCCAAACCCGACTCCTTGGCAATATCCAATGAGCCCTCCAACTCAATCGCGCATTTCAAATGACCATTTGAAATAATCATTTACTTCCTGTGATCCAGTGCTAGCTTGCGCCCATGTCCGAGTCAGGCAATCATCTTTCAGCAAGTGAATCCGAACAAAAACAGGCTTCTTCGACCAAAGAACAAGTCCTGAGCTGTGCGGTTCCACTGTTTGCTGAAAAAGGGTACCGGGACGTCACCTGTGCCGAAGTCAGCCGCGCGGCCGAAGCAAACATCGCGGCCATCAATTATCACTTTGGTAGCAAAGAGAATTTATACCG
This genomic stretch from Oceaniferula marina harbors:
- a CDS encoding HD family phosphohydrolase, producing MGFIDAFKRWRLAEKGMSSGKKRRTTAASESAVVDSMERSILIKLLIYPLFAVFSCVIVGFYVGEQTLFCDDEIRRGLVCFVLAALAVFFFHIRHSSQVRNGKVALVFGGILIHLLLVRATFYFIDTNGWDLDYRFLLAPLAFAPMVHSVLLGRQSGVFSTMIVSLFGSLLMPVEDIFCFLVISLAAGGMAVSLTRNVRRRGSLLRAGLYVGGVTLLLALSFDKIQLQALYVSSTLPVEGGKIAVALLGGVVTGMVVSGLLPIFESLFAITTDISWLELSDLNHKLLRQLQLEAPGTYHHSMVVATLSESAAEQIGANAAMCRVCSYFHDIGKLKKPNYFIENQGDTNPHDDLTPTMSTIIIIAHVKDGVDMAIKHKLNPKIIEVIREHHGTSVMRYFYHKALDQRQDAEEKVEQGLENKEDLPDVDLKSFRYPGPCPSSRESGIISLADIVESASRTLKKPNPMKISKLVNELVMARVTSGQMDDSGLTMGDIKIISASFTSTLTSMMHSRIDYPDDDDKKNRDAFPVEKIEVMENLPADLNLAGKHVASLG